A part of Maridesulfovibrio hydrothermalis AM13 = DSM 14728 genomic DNA contains:
- the aspS gene encoding aspartate--tRNA ligase produces the protein MSEQIEERDYDEYRVIEPLGDWKRTHSCNEITAKNLGEEILIMGWVQFRRDHGGLIFIDLRDREGLTQVVFSPEHNVDAHERAHAIRSEYVVAIKGQVRERPDGMINKNLTTGEIEIVVDEWKLLNTSETPPFAIEDRTDAAEQLRLKYRFLDLRRPALARNFILRNKAAQSVRRYLDGLGFLEVETPVLTKSTPEGARDFLVPSRMNSGEFYALPQSPQLFKQMLMVSGLDRYFQIVKCFRDEDLRADRQPEFTQIDIEMSFVDEEQIMGMAENMIRTVFNETIETALPAEFPRMTFADAMRDYGCDKPDVRFDLKLQEASDIFRGSDFKVFGKAELCKVLRVPDGAQLSRKEIDEYTKFVEIYGSKGLAWIKVKEDGTWQSPIVKFFSEEECTKLQELTGCQPGDILFFQAGAADIVNAALAALRLKLGERFELIDESKFAPLWVTDFPLLEYNPDEKRYVARHHPFTSPQVGQIDELAEKPGDALARAYDLVINGYEIGGGSIRIHTPEMQEKMFAALGIDEEEARAKFGFLMDALKFGAPPHGGIAFGLDRLIMILCGAKSIRDVIAFPKTQKATCLMTEAPSGVASTQLRDLGIRLREKKEA, from the coding sequence ATGTCTGAACAGATCGAAGAACGCGATTATGATGAATACCGAGTGATTGAACCGCTCGGAGACTGGAAAAGAACCCATAGCTGCAACGAAATCACCGCTAAGAATCTTGGTGAAGAAATTCTGATCATGGGCTGGGTTCAGTTTCGCCGTGACCACGGTGGACTTATCTTTATTGACCTGCGTGACCGTGAAGGTCTGACTCAGGTTGTCTTCAGTCCGGAGCATAATGTGGATGCGCATGAACGCGCTCACGCTATCCGTTCTGAGTATGTTGTTGCCATTAAAGGTCAGGTGCGTGAGCGTCCTGACGGCATGATCAACAAAAACCTGACCACCGGCGAAATCGAAATTGTTGTTGATGAGTGGAAACTTCTCAACACCTCCGAAACACCTCCGTTTGCAATTGAAGACCGTACTGATGCCGCGGAGCAGCTGCGTCTCAAATACCGTTTTCTGGATCTGCGCCGTCCCGCCCTTGCCAGAAACTTTATTCTTCGCAACAAAGCCGCGCAGTCTGTACGCCGCTACCTTGACGGACTGGGATTTCTCGAAGTTGAGACTCCGGTTCTGACCAAGTCCACTCCTGAAGGCGCACGTGACTTTCTGGTTCCAAGCCGTATGAACAGCGGCGAGTTTTACGCTCTGCCTCAGTCTCCGCAGCTCTTTAAGCAGATGCTGATGGTTTCCGGTCTGGACCGTTATTTCCAGATTGTTAAATGTTTCCGTGACGAGGATCTTCGCGCTGACCGCCAGCCTGAGTTCACTCAGATTGATATCGAAATGAGTTTTGTTGATGAAGAGCAGATCATGGGCATGGCTGAAAACATGATCCGCACTGTTTTTAATGAAACCATTGAAACAGCACTTCCCGCTGAGTTTCCACGTATGACTTTTGCTGATGCCATGCGTGATTACGGTTGTGATAAACCGGATGTCCGCTTTGACCTGAAACTGCAGGAAGCCTCTGATATCTTCCGCGGTTCCGACTTTAAGGTCTTCGGCAAAGCGGAGCTTTGTAAAGTTCTACGCGTACCTGATGGTGCTCAGCTCAGCCGTAAAGAAATTGATGAATACACAAAATTTGTCGAAATCTACGGTTCCAAGGGACTCGCCTGGATTAAAGTCAAAGAAGACGGCACATGGCAGTCTCCGATTGTTAAATTTTTCAGCGAAGAAGAATGCACGAAGCTTCAGGAGCTTACCGGCTGTCAGCCCGGCGATATTCTTTTCTTTCAGGCCGGAGCAGCTGATATTGTCAACGCCGCTCTTGCTGCGCTCAGACTCAAACTCGGCGAACGCTTTGAACTCATCGACGAGTCCAAATTTGCTCCCCTGTGGGTTACTGACTTTCCTCTTCTTGAGTACAATCCGGATGAAAAACGCTATGTGGCAAGACATCATCCTTTCACCTCTCCGCAGGTTGGACAGATTGACGAGCTGGCTGAAAAACCCGGCGATGCTCTTGCCCGTGCCTACGACCTCGTAATCAACGGTTATGAAATCGGCGGCGGTTCCATCCGTATACATACTCCGGAGATGCAGGAAAAAATGTTTGCTGCTCTGGGAATTGATGAAGAAGAAGCACGCGCCAAGTTCGGTTTCCTCATGGATGCTCTGAAATTCGGTGCGCCGCCTCATGGCGGGATTGCTTTTGGTCTGGACAGACTTATTATGATTCTGTGCGGGGCTAAATCCATCAGAGATGTAATCGCTTTCCCTAAAACTCAGAAAGCGACCTGCCTGATGACCGAGGCTCCTTCGGGAGTTGCCAGCACGCAGCTGCGTGATCTGGGCATTAGACTTCGCGAGAAAAAAGAAGCTTAA
- a CDS encoding tRNA (adenine-N1)-methyltransferase: MLNAGQVILLVNPQGKRYLRVLKEGDEIHTHDGKILMDDIAAAGYGKIVETHMGRKYQILKPTVHDLIKGVKRQTQIMYPKEIGYLLLKLGIGPGVRVVESGSGSGGLTTALAYYVGDTGKVYTHEKRPEFYKLVKRNMEWAGLDHRVEQFNLDIEDGFQATDCDALFLDVPNPWEFLHHIPKAVIPGAMCGFLLPTTNQVSELLAALEKASFSDLEVVEIMLRRYKPIAERLRPEDRMVGHTGFLIFARSTEGCDMMPELASRKKRDNRGKPPADKYKVKKEDMIDTPAEALKAAQEAEAKAKAETTVETAVENSAEEPKEPKEGTSAE; encoded by the coding sequence ATGCTTAATGCAGGACAAGTTATATTGCTAGTTAACCCTCAGGGTAAGCGTTATCTGCGCGTGCTCAAAGAAGGGGATGAAATACATACACACGACGGCAAGATCCTTATGGACGATATTGCCGCTGCGGGATACGGAAAAATTGTGGAAACCCATATGGGCCGCAAATATCAGATTTTGAAACCCACAGTGCATGATCTCATCAAAGGCGTTAAGCGTCAGACTCAGATTATGTACCCCAAGGAAATCGGCTATCTGCTGCTCAAGCTGGGAATTGGTCCCGGTGTAAGGGTTGTTGAATCCGGTTCCGGTTCCGGCGGGCTGACTACTGCTCTGGCATATTATGTCGGGGATACCGGTAAAGTCTACACCCACGAAAAACGTCCCGAATTTTATAAGCTGGTAAAGCGCAATATGGAATGGGCCGGACTTGATCATCGTGTTGAGCAGTTCAATCTGGATATCGAAGATGGCTTTCAGGCTACTGATTGTGATGCACTGTTTCTGGACGTGCCGAATCCGTGGGAGTTTCTGCACCATATTCCTAAAGCAGTAATCCCGGGCGCAATGTGCGGTTTTCTGCTGCCGACAACCAATCAGGTCAGCGAGCTTCTTGCTGCTCTGGAAAAAGCATCTTTTTCCGATCTCGAAGTGGTTGAAATTATGCTGCGTCGATACAAGCCTATAGCAGAAAGACTGCGTCCCGAAGACCGTATGGTAGGGCACACCGGTTTTCTGATTTTCGCTCGTTCCACAGAAGGTTGTGATATGATGCCCGAGCTGGCCAGCAGGAAAAAAAGAGATAATAGAGGCAAGCCGCCGGCTGATAAGTACAAAGTAAAAAAAGAAGATATGATCGATACTCCGGCAGAAGCACTCAAGGCAGCGCAGGAAGCAGAGGCAAAAGCAAAAGCTGAAACCACTGTAGAAACAGCTGTTGAAAACTCCGCCGAAGAACCGAAAGAGCCGAAAGAGGGAACTTCAGCAGAGTAA
- a CDS encoding transcription antitermination factor NusB codes for MKKFSLPGPRGLAFDCVTRSLDGGADAQAVLDDALSSSDLDQRDRGFVTEILYGYLRMRIRLQTVLNCFLSNPDGLPAPVLRVLGMASYEIMHMDVPAYASVDWGVDSAKRLSRGKLGGLANAVLRKVARLAEDGADEDFFRRQTQGDVEYLSAYYSCPEWIVELWLDSYGREKAEMYLDAQICPPAAGFVLNTKDKEARKAALTLMEENDFIESDGQAFAFYSGYRPQVFKELPKEVFARQSYAAREALSVLEPVKWAVPVWDACAGRGGKLRFLNSKGVSPIIASDPHLRRLSALKRETPSISAFRASAINPPLAYSSIGTALLDVPCSGLGVLSRRPDTKFKRTPDDVASLIRLQSKILENSWKTVRSGGRMAYITCTLNPAENEVQIASFLKKHKDAKLVKEWTTPPESELREFFYSALIEKN; via the coding sequence ATGAAAAAATTTTCCCTGCCGGGGCCTAGAGGGCTTGCTTTTGATTGCGTAACCCGTTCACTTGACGGCGGCGCAGATGCTCAGGCCGTACTGGATGACGCCCTTTCGTCTTCTGATCTTGATCAGCGTGACCGGGGATTTGTAACTGAAATTCTCTATGGTTACCTGCGTATGAGAATCCGGTTGCAGACAGTTTTAAATTGTTTCCTTTCCAATCCTGACGGACTGCCGGCTCCGGTGCTCAGGGTGCTGGGTATGGCTTCATACGAAATAATGCATATGGATGTTCCTGCCTATGCTTCCGTTGACTGGGGGGTTGATTCTGCAAAACGTCTTTCCCGCGGCAAGCTCGGCGGACTGGCCAATGCAGTGCTCCGTAAAGTAGCAAGGCTGGCAGAAGACGGTGCTGACGAAGACTTTTTCCGCCGTCAGACGCAAGGTGATGTTGAATACCTTTCTGCTTATTACTCCTGTCCTGAGTGGATAGTTGAGTTGTGGCTTGACAGTTACGGTCGTGAAAAAGCCGAGATGTATCTTGATGCTCAGATTTGCCCTCCCGCAGCCGGATTTGTCCTTAACACAAAGGATAAAGAAGCCAGAAAAGCAGCACTTACTCTGATGGAGGAAAATGACTTCATTGAATCCGACGGGCAGGCTTTTGCTTTTTATTCCGGCTACCGTCCGCAGGTTTTTAAAGAGCTTCCTAAAGAAGTTTTCGCCAGACAGAGCTACGCTGCCCGAGAAGCCCTGTCGGTTCTTGAGCCTGTAAAATGGGCTGTTCCGGTATGGGATGCCTGTGCCGGTCGTGGTGGAAAATTAAGATTTTTAAACAGCAAAGGTGTATCACCCATTATTGCAAGTGATCCGCACCTGAGACGTCTTTCTGCCTTGAAAAGAGAGACCCCGTCTATTTCGGCATTCAGGGCATCGGCAATTAATCCGCCATTGGCATATAGCTCTATCGGTACAGCTCTGCTGGACGTTCCCTGCTCCGGGCTTGGAGTTTTATCAAGAAGGCCGGATACCAAATTTAAAAGAACTCCCGATGATGTTGCATCGCTCATCCGCCTCCAGTCAAAAATTCTGGAAAACAGCTGGAAGACTGTGCGCAGCGGCGGACGCATGGCTTATATCACCTGCACCCTTAATCCTGCTGAAAATGAAGTTCAGATTGCCTCGTTTCTCAAGAAGCATAAGGATGCAAAGCTGGTAAAAGAATGGACCACGCCGCCTGAATCTGAGCTGCGGGAATTTTTCTATTCAGCCCTGATCGAAAAAAATTAG
- the hisS gene encoding histidine--tRNA ligase, whose amino-acid sequence MAKIQKIKGVADLFPEDSARYAFMEKAGRDVFSAYGFGELRTPILEKTELFCRSIGEETDVVQKEMYTFPDRKGRSLTMRPEATAGVVRAYVENKIYQPGKVSKFFTFGPMFRYERPQAGRMRQFHQINAEVFGASEPQADAEVLLMLSNFLKEIGLEKLSFELNSLGCPECRPVYRKALDDFFNGIDKEQLCDDCQRRVATNPLRVLDCKNKKCKELTVDAPSIPDHLCQECRDHFDVVITLINEAGLEYTLNPRLVRGLDYYQRTTFEVTSGDIGAQTAVAGGGRYDGLVESLGGAKKVPGIGFACGMERLAMLMDGKFEAAMDFYVALVDERSAKDALIFAEKLRRTGLKGEVGFVAKSMKAQLRHANKIAAKKCFIFGSDEFENGTVTVKDMTEDGGQQVLPRDEYFK is encoded by the coding sequence ATGGCAAAAATACAAAAAATTAAAGGCGTTGCAGACCTTTTTCCAGAAGACAGTGCACGCTACGCTTTCATGGAAAAGGCCGGTAGAGATGTGTTCTCCGCATATGGTTTTGGCGAGCTTAGAACTCCCATTCTGGAAAAAACTGAACTTTTCTGCCGCTCCATCGGTGAAGAAACTGATGTTGTGCAAAAAGAAATGTACACCTTTCCTGACCGCAAGGGCCGCTCCCTGACTATGCGCCCTGAAGCCACAGCCGGAGTTGTCCGCGCTTATGTGGAAAATAAAATCTACCAGCCGGGTAAAGTCAGCAAATTTTTTACATTCGGTCCCATGTTCCGTTATGAAAGGCCGCAGGCCGGACGTATGCGCCAGTTCCATCAGATTAATGCTGAGGTCTTCGGCGCAAGTGAACCGCAGGCTGATGCAGAAGTCCTGCTTATGCTTTCCAATTTTCTTAAGGAAATCGGACTGGAAAAACTTTCTTTTGAGCTTAACTCACTGGGCTGCCCCGAGTGCCGTCCTGTTTACCGTAAAGCTTTAGATGATTTCTTCAACGGTATAGATAAGGAGCAGCTCTGTGATGATTGTCAACGTCGCGTAGCCACCAACCCGCTTCGAGTCCTTGATTGCAAGAATAAGAAGTGCAAAGAACTCACTGTGGATGCTCCCTCCATTCCTGATCACCTTTGTCAGGAGTGCCGTGATCACTTTGATGTAGTGATCACCCTAATTAATGAAGCCGGTCTCGAATACACCCTGAATCCACGCCTTGTGCGCGGTCTTGACTATTATCAGAGAACTACTTTTGAAGTGACCTCCGGTGATATCGGCGCGCAGACTGCGGTTGCAGGAGGGGGCCGTTATGACGGTCTGGTTGAAAGTCTCGGCGGAGCCAAAAAGGTTCCGGGTATCGGTTTTGCCTGCGGCATGGAACGTCTGGCCATGCTGATGGATGGAAAATTCGAGGCTGCTATGGATTTCTATGTTGCTCTGGTGGATGAAAGATCTGCCAAAGACGCTTTGATTTTTGCTGAGAAACTGCGCAGAACCGGTCTTAAAGGTGAAGTGGGCTTTGTAGCTAAGAGCATGAAAGCGCAACTGCGTCATGCAAATAAAATTGCCGCAAAGAAATGTTTTATATTCGGCTCTGATGAATTTGAAAACGGAACGGTTACTGTCAAAGACATGACCGAAGACGGCGGACAGCAAGTCCTGCCGCGTGATGAATATTTCAAGTAA
- the def gene encoding peptide deformylase, protein MRLEILKYPEASLNEVCTRVEEVTPELKEAIDNMIETMYDDDGVGLAAPQVGLQKRLIVIDPSGPKERTALQVIINPEIIASEGKVDSEESCLSCPSFRCVIKRSEKVTVTGQDIDGNDIKIEADEFLAIVLQHEIDHLDGTLIVNRVGRLKRAMYDKKIKKWQKSTGK, encoded by the coding sequence ATGAGACTAGAAATATTAAAATACCCTGAAGCTTCCCTTAATGAAGTTTGCACAAGGGTGGAAGAAGTTACTCCTGAGCTGAAGGAAGCCATCGATAACATGATTGAAACCATGTACGATGATGATGGTGTGGGCCTTGCCGCTCCGCAGGTCGGATTGCAAAAGCGTCTGATCGTCATTGATCCTTCCGGTCCCAAAGAGCGAACCGCACTTCAGGTTATTATCAATCCTGAAATTATCGCCAGTGAAGGCAAGGTCGACTCTGAAGAGAGCTGCCTTTCCTGTCCCTCTTTCCGTTGCGTTATTAAACGCAGTGAAAAAGTGACTGTCACCGGACAGGATATTGACGGAAATGATATCAAGATTGAAGCCGATGAATTTCTGGCTATTGTGTTGCAGCATGAGATAGATCACCTTGACGGAACCCTCATCGTAAACAGAGTGGGCCGCCTTAAACGTGCAATGTACGACAAGAAGATCAAAAAATGGCAGAAAAGCACTGGAAAATAG
- a CDS encoding radical SAM protein translates to MGYEYVFGPVFSGRLGRSLGLDLLGKRICSMDCVYCEVGKTDTLTDERKAYVSAAKILEELGRWKQEGHLPPEVITLGGLGEPTLNSDMPEIIRGVKKLFPSMNVAVLTNATTMTDPEVRRELLEADVVLPSMDSLVASEFRTINRPCKGTDPEAIAKALIEFRKEFKGKIFLEVLLSWGYNDSEENLSKMKDFCTEISPDRIDVVTLSRPGTLDKAGPVDPGTLSRWKKVLDAAPCKDRECGPDTDVKKVSSTDTSTHVQGGDSAAFDRIQASLMRRPQTAQQLSKALEVPLSKVDEVIKELDISGRLNVRQTGDEIYYDCRLDDNS, encoded by the coding sequence ATGGGTTATGAGTATGTCTTCGGGCCGGTTTTTTCCGGTAGGTTAGGCCGTTCACTTGGTCTTGATCTTCTTGGCAAAAGAATTTGCTCTATGGATTGCGTTTACTGCGAAGTGGGGAAAACCGATACTTTGACAGATGAACGCAAGGCTTACGTATCTGCTGCAAAGATTCTTGAAGAACTAGGCAGATGGAAACAGGAAGGCCATCTTCCCCCCGAAGTAATTACTTTAGGAGGTCTGGGTGAACCCACCCTGAACTCTGATATGCCCGAAATTATACGAGGTGTTAAAAAACTTTTCCCGTCAATGAACGTGGCTGTGCTGACAAACGCAACCACAATGACGGACCCTGAAGTACGCAGGGAATTACTGGAGGCAGATGTGGTGCTTCCATCAATGGATTCTCTGGTTGCTTCTGAATTCCGGACCATAAACAGGCCATGCAAGGGGACTGACCCCGAAGCCATAGCCAAGGCCCTGATCGAATTCCGCAAGGAGTTCAAAGGTAAGATTTTTCTGGAAGTGCTCCTTTCATGGGGATACAATGATTCGGAGGAAAACCTTTCTAAAATGAAAGATTTTTGTACCGAAATTTCCCCGGACCGCATTGATGTGGTCACACTTTCACGTCCCGGTACTCTGGATAAGGCTGGTCCGGTTGACCCCGGAACTTTAAGCCGTTGGAAAAAGGTTCTTGACGCCGCGCCCTGCAAAGACAGGGAATGCGGGCCAGATACAGACGTGAAAAAAGTGAGCAGCACGGATACATCCACTCATGTGCAAGGTGGAGACTCCGCTGCATTTGACCGGATTCAGGCTTCTCTCATGCGACGGCCGCAAACAGCGCAACAGCTTTCTAAAGCCCTTGAAGTGCCGCTTTCAAAAGTGGACGAGGTGATTAAAGAGCTGGACATAAGCGGCAGATTAAACGTCAGGCAAACGGGTGATGAAATTTATTACGATTGCAGGCTTGACGACAATTCATGA
- a CDS encoding caspase family protein, with amino-acid sequence MKTGLSFRSAGIFFLVIFSALLLAANDSLAQSRLALLIGNSAYKNGPLRNPVNDVSAMHKSLKQSGFDVMVVKNADRATIGKAIDEFGRKLKGYDVGLFYFSGHGLQVNGRNYLVPLHMKIQGQADVQYEAIDAGKVLAKMEDAGNRMNIVILDACRNNPFKRSFRSASNGLAQMDAPTGSFIAFATAPGDVALDGRGSNSPYVANMLSNMKKKNLTIEQFFKKVRRGVMKDTNKKQVPWESSSLVGDFYFGGKGASSGSSASQQTSSQQQAAPAAAPAPRPKPRKSKSGQAMDSLLN; translated from the coding sequence ATGAAAACGGGATTATCTTTTAGGTCGGCAGGAATATTCTTTCTGGTTATTTTCTCTGCCCTGCTGCTCGCAGCAAACGATTCTTTGGCACAGTCCCGGCTTGCCTTGCTGATTGGTAACTCCGCTTACAAAAACGGTCCGCTTCGCAATCCTGTCAACGATGTTTCAGCCATGCACAAGTCGCTTAAACAGTCCGGCTTTGATGTTATGGTTGTCAAGAACGCCGACCGCGCCACAATCGGCAAAGCCATTGATGAATTCGGGCGTAAGCTGAAAGGATATGACGTGGGCCTTTTCTATTTTTCCGGCCACGGGTTGCAGGTTAATGGTCGCAACTATCTGGTCCCGCTGCATATGAAAATTCAGGGACAGGCTGATGTCCAGTATGAAGCCATTGATGCAGGCAAGGTTCTCGCCAAGATGGAGGATGCCGGCAACAGAATGAACATCGTCATTCTGGATGCCTGCCGTAACAATCCATTCAAGCGCAGTTTCCGCTCTGCATCTAACGGCCTTGCCCAGATGGATGCGCCTACAGGATCATTTATCGCTTTCGCTACCGCCCCCGGTGATGTGGCTCTTGACGGGCGCGGAAGCAACAGCCCCTACGTTGCCAACATGCTCAGCAATATGAAAAAGAAAAATCTGACTATCGAGCAATTTTTTAAAAAGGTCCGCAGAGGAGTCATGAAAGATACCAACAAAAAGCAGGTTCCGTGGGAATCCTCTTCACTGGTAGGTGATTTCTATTTTGGCGGAAAAGGGGCCTCTTCCGGATCATCCGCAAGTCAGCAAACCAGCAGCCAGCAACAGGCTGCACCGGCCGCCGCCCCCGCGCCAAGGCCGAAGCCTCGCAAATCCAAGAGCGGGCAGGCTATGGACAGTTTGCTGAATTAA
- a CDS encoding DUF116 domain-containing protein yields MSVEKDSKKRLFIGLITGTCGLLCLFFAMLWYVPYVGLSSFGAWASWTLGLIVLALILTVGWAYAGLLANVVLGRTFPFSQKARGLTVKLFLPLMTILGRLFGLSKRKIRSSFIKVNNELVLSETGKYDPEKIMILTPHCLQNSRCDMRLTYDVDNCKRCGLCTIKGLLDLRDKYGSHFAVATGGTIARRLVVQKRPRLIIAIACERDLASGIQDTYPLPVFGVLNERPHGPCLDTEVSLLAVEEALRRFIKEDRLPEDADKNVAMTPITGL; encoded by the coding sequence GTGAGTGTAGAAAAAGATTCTAAAAAACGTTTGTTTATAGGGCTGATCACCGGAACCTGTGGATTGCTTTGCCTGTTTTTTGCTATGCTCTGGTACGTACCGTACGTAGGTCTTTCCTCTTTCGGAGCCTGGGCATCGTGGACTCTGGGGCTTATTGTTCTGGCACTTATTTTGACGGTCGGCTGGGCTTATGCCGGACTGCTTGCCAATGTAGTGCTTGGGCGTACCTTTCCTTTTTCTCAGAAAGCGCGGGGCCTGACCGTTAAATTATTTCTCCCTCTTATGACTATTCTGGGCCGGCTTTTCGGTCTTTCTAAGCGTAAGATCAGGTCTTCCTTTATCAAGGTTAATAATGAACTGGTACTCTCCGAGACCGGTAAATATGATCCTGAAAAGATTATGATTCTTACTCCGCACTGTTTGCAGAACAGCCGCTGCGATATGCGCCTGACTTACGACGTGGATAACTGTAAACGCTGCGGACTCTGTACTATCAAAGGGCTGCTTGATTTGCGCGACAAGTATGGATCTCATTTTGCCGTAGCCACCGGAGGAACTATTGCCCGCCGTCTGGTTGTGCAGAAACGTCCCCGCCTTATTATTGCCATTGCCTGTGAGCGCGACCTTGCCAGCGGAATTCAGGATACCTATCCGCTTCCCGTTTTTGGAGTGCTTAATGAACGTCCGCATGGCCCCTGCCTTGATACGGAAGTATCGCTGCTGGCAGTGGAGGAAGCTTTGCGTCGTTTCATCAAGGAAGATAGACTTCCCGAAGATGCTGACAAAAATGTTGCTATGACACCAATTACCGGTCTTTAA
- a CDS encoding DUF2628 domain-containing protein → MQFVTSDDYVDFTGPNAGKYLFNFAKFQTLRDGFTVTWHWPAFLFGFWWFLYRKMYFWAFVTFLVGFLPFGNFIAQIGYGLSAYYFYYRDSTSKIGAIKATVPEGRARDVIRETGGVHWWVKIAGAVCFFLQPLWIFVMSLLFGSAFIFSFQQVML, encoded by the coding sequence ATGCAGTTTGTCACCTCTGACGATTACGTTGACTTCACAGGCCCCAATGCGGGAAAATATCTTTTTAATTTTGCTAAATTTCAAACCCTGCGTGACGGCTTTACCGTGACATGGCATTGGCCTGCTTTCCTGTTCGGATTCTGGTGGTTTCTGTATCGCAAGATGTATTTCTGGGCCTTTGTGACTTTTCTGGTCGGATTTCTGCCCTTTGGTAATTTTATTGCCCAGATCGGATACGGGCTTAGTGCATATTACTTTTACTACCGCGACAGTACCTCCAAGATCGGAGCCATCAAAGCCACGGTCCCGGAAGGCAGAGCAAGGGATGTCATACGCGAGACCGGAGGAGTGCATTGGTGGGTTAAAATTGCTGGGGCAGTATGCTTTTTCCTGCAACCTCTGTGGATTTTTGTAATGTCTTTGCTTTTTGGCAGTGCTTTCATTTTTTCTTTTCAACAAGTTATGCTATAA
- the fmt gene encoding methionyl-tRNA formyltransferase: MAEKHWKIVFMGTPDFASTILEYLQEWDGCDVIGAYTQPDRPGGRGQKVRQSAVKEVALKYGIPVYQPLNFKDEADVEQLKALKPDFLVVAAYGLILPQAVLDIPSVLPINVHASLLPKFRGAAPIQRSVQSGDRATGITIMKMEAGLDTGPILVQQALGIAWNDCAGKIHDELAEMGGPLVMETLLRYQDGRLAMMPQDDSLATYAAKLTKEDGLIDWNREIAKVDTQIRAMHPWPGSYFFWQPEGDKDPIRLVITPGKVSEEPVGDHAPGTIVGEFDSMLGIACADKIYLAEKVKPAGKKEMDGKSFMCGYMAKCS, translated from the coding sequence ATGGCAGAAAAGCACTGGAAAATAGTTTTCATGGGCACTCCGGACTTTGCGTCCACCATTCTTGAATACCTGCAGGAATGGGATGGATGTGATGTTATCGGAGCATATACCCAGCCTGACCGTCCCGGCGGACGAGGGCAGAAAGTCAGGCAGTCCGCAGTTAAAGAAGTGGCCCTGAAATACGGCATCCCCGTATATCAGCCGCTTAATTTTAAAGATGAAGCAGACGTTGAACAGCTCAAAGCCCTTAAACCGGACTTTCTGGTGGTCGCAGCTTACGGACTCATCCTGCCTCAGGCAGTGCTTGATATCCCGTCTGTGCTGCCTATCAACGTGCATGCCTCCCTGCTGCCGAAATTCCGCGGAGCAGCACCTATTCAGCGTTCTGTTCAATCAGGAGACCGCGCTACCGGAATTACCATCATGAAGATGGAAGCCGGGCTTGATACCGGCCCTATTCTGGTGCAGCAGGCTCTGGGCATCGCCTGGAATGACTGCGCCGGTAAAATTCATGATGAGCTTGCTGAAATGGGTGGACCGCTGGTTATGGAGACCCTGCTCCGCTATCAGGACGGAAGGCTTGCCATGATGCCGCAGGACGATTCTCTTGCCACATACGCGGCCAAGTTGACCAAAGAAGACGGTCTTATTGACTGGAATCGTGAGATTGCAAAAGTGGATACCCAGATCAGAGCCATGCACCCTTGGCCCGGTTCATATTTCTTCTGGCAGCCAGAAGGTGATAAAGATCCTATCCGGCTCGTGATAACACCCGGCAAGGTCAGTGAAGAACCTGTAGGTGATCACGCACCCGGAACCATCGTAGGTGAATTTGATTCGATGCTGGGCATTGCCTGCGCCGATAAAATATACCTCGCCGAAAAGGTCAAGCCGGCCGGTAAAAAAGAAATGGACGGCAAGTCCTTCATGTGCGGCTACATGGCCAAATGTTCCTAA